A single region of the Petrotoga sp. 9PWA.NaAc.5.4 genome encodes:
- a CDS encoding ABC transporter permease translates to MQNNSLNKTMDKKAEKIYYASETKLIWWRFRKNKLAIVGMIILIILYTIGIFCEFFAPYNPNKINASYVYAPPQRIRIIRDGKLVKPYVYGYKTSRDPQTLQRIYSPDESKIYPLKFFIEGDPYKLWGRWESNIHFVGVEEGVFFLFGTDRMGRDVLSRIIYGTRISTTIGLVGVFISLLIGTLLGGISGYYGGPVDFIIQRIIEIIKSIPTIPLWMALAAALPRYMTQLQRYFAITVILSLVGWTDLARVIRSKFIILKKEDFVVAAQLAGARQSRIIFRHMLPSLTSHMIVSITLSIPGMILGETGLSFLGLGLQSPAISWGVLLQEAQNVRTVALHPWLMLPALFVIITVLSFNFVGDGLRDAADPYKI, encoded by the coding sequence TGGATAAAAAAGCAGAAAAAATTTATTATGCATCAGAAACAAAACTAATCTGGTGGCGATTTAGAAAAAACAAGTTAGCAATTGTTGGGATGATAATTTTAATAATACTTTATACAATTGGAATTTTCTGTGAATTTTTTGCTCCATATAATCCTAATAAAATTAATGCATCTTATGTTTATGCCCCTCCACAAAGAATTAGAATAATTAGAGATGGAAAACTTGTTAAACCTTATGTATATGGGTATAAAACTAGTAGAGACCCTCAAACACTTCAAAGAATATACTCGCCAGACGAATCAAAAATCTATCCTTTAAAATTTTTTATAGAAGGAGATCCCTATAAATTATGGGGAAGATGGGAATCAAACATTCATTTTGTAGGGGTAGAAGAGGGCGTATTTTTTCTCTTTGGAACTGATAGAATGGGCAGAGATGTTCTATCCAGAATAATTTATGGAACAAGGATTTCAACTACAATAGGTCTTGTAGGAGTTTTTATAAGTTTATTAATAGGAACTTTATTGGGTGGAATTTCAGGATATTATGGAGGTCCTGTTGATTTTATTATACAAAGAATAATTGAAATTATTAAGAGTATACCAACAATTCCGTTATGGATGGCACTTGCTGCAGCTTTGCCAAGATATATGACTCAACTTCAAAGATACTTCGCAATAACTGTAATACTTTCTTTAGTTGGATGGACAGATTTAGCAAGAGTTATTAGAAGTAAATTTATAATTCTTAAAAAAGAAGATTTTGTAGTTGCTGCACAGTTAGCGGGAGCTCGTCAATCTAGAATCATCTTTAGGCACATGTTACCTTCACTTACCAGTCATATGATAGTTTCAATAACCCTCTCCATTCCTGGAATGATTTTGGGAGAAACTGGCTTGAGTTTTTTGGGTCTTGGTTTACAATCACCTGCAATAAGTTGGGGAGTGTTATTACAGGAAGCTCAAAACGTCAGAACTGTTGCTTTGCATCCATGGCTTATGCTACCTGCACTTTTTGTAATAATAACTGTACTTT